A region of Mesorhizobium sp. M3A.F.Ca.ET.080.04.2.1 DNA encodes the following proteins:
- a CDS encoding acyltransferase → MSRRDRELYGLQMLRAIAAFAVIVRHTLEMSYGSAGRFTPPWIAKSGGAGVDLFFVISGFIMVYVSFPPGRLPDSPKDFMVKRATRIFPLYWICSVAIVAISAVGFLRNRHIESSTILNSVFLLPGDKLVFVAWTLSYEIYFYLIFAICLAIGKMPFTSISAMIVMILGVVFGGRIQNPIFADFVSSPLVLEFCFGIVLAVLFCAGAQWRVPAVVGALGFLAIIVASIVAVSPEGLSEASRVIFWGLPAALIVAAFLNVDRPRSRLGRAAVLLGDASYALYLTHIFVMLGYGWLIKSTFVGGVSQVPFVPAIISICIIVGVLTHLLMEKPILEFIRKTLKRQRSRGPLEAGNLPS, encoded by the coding sequence ATGAGCAGGCGGGACCGCGAACTGTATGGACTGCAGATGCTTCGCGCTATTGCGGCCTTCGCGGTGATCGTCCGTCATACCCTTGAGATGTCCTATGGATCGGCGGGGCGCTTCACTCCTCCCTGGATAGCGAAATCGGGTGGAGCAGGGGTCGATCTGTTCTTCGTGATCAGCGGCTTCATCATGGTCTATGTGAGCTTTCCGCCTGGTCGACTCCCGGATTCCCCGAAGGATTTCATGGTCAAAAGGGCAACACGCATATTCCCATTGTACTGGATCTGCAGCGTCGCCATCGTTGCAATATCGGCGGTCGGATTTCTCCGAAATAGGCACATAGAGTCGTCTACGATATTAAATTCGGTATTTCTCCTGCCGGGAGATAAGTTGGTTTTCGTCGCCTGGACACTTTCATACGAGATATATTTTTATCTTATCTTTGCGATATGCCTCGCAATCGGAAAAATGCCTTTCACTTCTATATCGGCCATGATCGTTATGATCCTCGGAGTTGTATTTGGGGGGCGGATTCAGAATCCGATATTCGCTGATTTCGTCTCCAGCCCACTGGTCCTGGAATTCTGTTTTGGGATCGTTTTGGCTGTGTTGTTTTGCGCCGGCGCACAATGGAGAGTCCCGGCAGTTGTCGGGGCGCTTGGGTTTCTCGCGATAATCGTGGCTTCGATCGTCGCGGTGTCTCCCGAAGGTTTGTCCGAGGCGTCTCGGGTCATCTTCTGGGGGCTTCCGGCCGCTCTGATCGTGGCGGCTTTTCTCAACGTCGATCGGCCGCGGTCTAGGCTGGGCCGAGCGGCTGTACTGCTCGGCGACGCGTCTTACGCGCTGTACCTCACTCACATCTTCGTCATGCTGGGCTATGGCTGGCTAATCAAGTCGACGTTTGTCGGAGGCGTTTCGCAGGTTCCCTTCGTTCCCGCGATCATATCCATATGCATCATCGTCGGCGTGCTGACGCATCTGCTGATGGAAAAACCAATTCTGGAATTCATCAGGAAGACCCTGAAGCGCCAGCGGAGCCGGGGGCCTCTCGAGGCTGGCAACTTGCCAAGCTAA
- a CDS encoding DUF4910 domain-containing protein: protein MEHVVPARLGQPPSSTGPGQEIYALAERLFPICRSITGEGVRRTLDILSEQIDLARHEVPTGTRLFDWTVPQEWNIRSASIIGPDGRKIVDFAQSNLHVVNYSIGFKGVLTLDELRPHIHTLPEQPQLIPYRTSYYAPTWGFCMAHDRLADMPDGLYQVEIDAEHRDGSLTYGEYLHRGETEREFLLSAHICHPSLANDNCSGLALLATLARILKTRKTRYSYRFLFAPGTIGALAWLSRNEDRLHLIDHGLVLSCVGDPGPPAYKRSRRGDAAIDRAMTHVLRREDGAKLIDFSPYGYDERQYCSPGFNLPVGMFQRSVHGTFPQYHTSADNLDFIRPEHLEDSLRILMDVIDIVENDWTPLNLFPKGEPQLGRRGLYAALGGQKSSGATSMSLLWVLNLADGEHSLLAMAERSGLPFGELAAAARLLSDHGLLAEAAFEHRSR from the coding sequence ATGGAACACGTGGTCCCGGCGCGGCTCGGCCAGCCGCCGTCTTCCACCGGTCCTGGGCAGGAAATCTACGCGTTGGCCGAACGCCTCTTTCCGATCTGCCGGAGCATCACCGGGGAGGGCGTGCGTCGAACGCTGGACATCCTCTCGGAGCAAATCGATCTGGCACGGCATGAGGTGCCCACCGGAACCCGGCTGTTCGATTGGACCGTTCCGCAGGAATGGAACATCCGCTCGGCAAGCATTATTGGCCCGGATGGACGCAAGATCGTGGATTTCGCTCAATCCAACCTGCACGTCGTCAACTACAGCATAGGTTTCAAGGGGGTTCTGACGCTCGACGAGCTGCGTCCGCACATCCATACACTGCCCGAGCAGCCGCAGCTGATCCCATACCGCACAAGCTACTATGCCCCGACTTGGGGGTTTTGCATGGCCCATGACCGCCTGGCCGACATGCCTGACGGTCTATACCAGGTGGAGATCGATGCGGAGCACAGGGACGGCAGCCTCACCTACGGCGAATATCTGCATCGCGGTGAGACGGAGCGGGAATTCCTTCTTTCCGCCCACATATGCCATCCTTCGCTTGCCAACGACAATTGCTCGGGCCTGGCGTTGCTGGCAACGCTTGCGAGAATCCTCAAGACAAGGAAGACGCGCTACAGCTACCGCTTCCTCTTTGCTCCGGGCACGATCGGCGCCCTGGCCTGGCTGTCCCGCAACGAGGATCGGCTGCATCTGATCGATCACGGCCTGGTGCTGTCATGCGTAGGCGACCCCGGCCCCCCGGCCTATAAGCGCAGCCGTCGCGGCGACGCCGCCATTGACCGCGCGATGACCCATGTCCTCCGCCGCGAGGACGGGGCAAAGCTGATCGATTTCTCGCCCTACGGCTATGACGAACGGCAATATTGCTCGCCGGGCTTCAATCTCCCCGTCGGCATGTTCCAGCGCAGTGTCCACGGCACCTTCCCGCAGTACCATACCTCGGCCGACAATCTCGATTTCATCCGGCCGGAGCACCTGGAGGATTCCTTGCGTATCCTCATGGACGTGATCGACATCGTCGAAAATGACTGGACGCCGCTCAATCTTTTTCCCAAGGGCGAGCCGCAACTCGGCAGGCGCGGTCTCTACGCTGCCCTGGGCGGGCAGAAGTCTTCGGGCGCAACCTCGATGTCCCTGCTTTGGGTGCTCAATCTTGCCGACGGAGAGCATTCCTTGCTGGCGATGGCGGAGCGCTCGGGACTGCCGTTCGGGGAATTGGCCGCCGCGGCGAGGCTGCTTTCGGACCACGGCCTCCTGGCCGAGGCGGCGTTCGAGCACCGCTCTCGATAG
- a CDS encoding NAD(P)-dependent oxidoreductase: MKVMVTGHQGYIGSVMVPMLLRAGHSVSGYDSDLYRRCTFASGGAQVAVPSILKDVRDVTASDLEGFDAVIHLAALSNDPLSDLDPNITYEINHKGTVRFAKAAKQAGVTRFLLASSCSNYGQAGDGMVDETAELNPVTAYGWSKVLSERDISELADSNFSPIYFRPATAYGLSPRLRFDIVLNNLVAWAVTKGVILLKSDGTPWRPIVHIEDISRAFIAGLEAPREAVHNEAFNVGRTEHNYRIRDIAEIVASVVPGCRLEFASDAGPDKRSYRVSFDKIARTLPAFKPRWDARKGAEQLYQAYAKSNVTLEEFEGPRFQRIGHIKYLRANQFLDERMRVTEPSRKLEAAAG, translated from the coding sequence ATGAAAGTCATGGTAACCGGCCATCAAGGCTATATCGGCTCGGTGATGGTGCCGATGCTTCTGCGCGCAGGGCATTCGGTCAGCGGCTACGACAGCGATCTCTACCGCCGCTGCACCTTTGCCTCGGGAGGAGCGCAGGTTGCCGTGCCGTCCATCCTGAAGGACGTGAGGGATGTGACTGCGAGCGACCTCGAGGGATTCGATGCCGTTATTCACCTCGCCGCTCTTTCCAACGACCCCTTATCCGACCTCGATCCCAATATCACCTATGAGATCAATCACAAGGGAACGGTCCGCTTTGCGAAGGCTGCCAAGCAGGCTGGGGTTACCCGCTTCCTGCTTGCCTCTTCATGCAGCAACTATGGGCAGGCAGGAGACGGCATGGTCGACGAAACGGCCGAGCTGAACCCGGTCACTGCCTACGGCTGGTCGAAGGTGCTTTCGGAACGCGACATTTCGGAACTGGCCGACAGCAACTTCTCCCCGATCTACTTCCGCCCCGCCACGGCCTACGGCCTGTCGCCGCGCCTGCGCTTTGACATCGTGCTGAACAATCTCGTCGCCTGGGCCGTCACCAAAGGCGTGATCCTGCTCAAGTCCGACGGTACGCCATGGCGGCCAATCGTCCACATCGAGGACATTTCGAGGGCCTTCATCGCCGGACTGGAAGCGCCGCGCGAGGCCGTTCACAACGAAGCCTTCAATGTCGGGCGCACGGAGCACAACTACCGGATCCGCGACATAGCCGAGATCGTGGCCAGCGTCGTGCCGGGCTGCCGTCTTGAATTCGCCTCCGATGCCGGCCCCGACAAGCGGTCTTATCGCGTCAGCTTCGATAAGATTGCGCGCACGCTGCCTGCCTTCAAGCCGCGATGGGATGCGCGCAAGGGTGCCGAGCAGCTGTACCAGGCCTACGCCAAGTCGAATGTCACGCTCGAGGAATTCGAGGGGCCGCGCTTCCAGCGCATCGGCCACATCAAATATCTGCGGGCCAATCAGTTCCTGGACGAGCGGATGCGGGTCACCGAACCCTCGCGAAAGCTGGAGGCAGCGGCCGGTTAG
- a CDS encoding polysaccharide pyruvyl transferase family protein, giving the protein MTATNDADRFESLVIADEVKSVSPTGRQGTGRRRTRQRIALFGLFGCGNLGNEGSLEAMIGFLRRERSEAELSCICREPDIVRQAFGIKTLPIRRKGPVNGLAGKINRLFLKIPGKLADFARAFRHVRKADVMIFPGTGILDDFGERPAGMPYDILKWCLAARLAGTRIAFVSIGAGPIRNRLSRFLMISAARLGHYRSYRDLQSRQFMERAGCDSRADAIYPDLAFGLPVPTPSRRTDPKVLRVGVGVMAYRGWYGFAEGGQSIFSRYIGKLALFVVHLLDSGHEVRLLTGDDEDSIAVDAVLAAVRSFRPDSKLAHEQVKSLDDVMGQIALTDVVVATRFHNIVCALKLRRPTISLGYASKNDVLMEQMGLGEYCQNVETFDVDMLIAQFSRLAADLEKCEQAISERLVELRDQIERQELRLLSGVVG; this is encoded by the coding sequence ATGACCGCTACGAATGACGCCGATCGTTTTGAAAGCCTTGTGATTGCCGACGAGGTCAAGTCGGTTTCTCCCACAGGCCGACAAGGCACAGGGCGGCGCAGGACACGTCAGAGAATAGCTCTTTTCGGTCTTTTCGGCTGCGGCAATCTCGGCAATGAAGGTTCGCTCGAGGCAATGATCGGGTTCCTGAGACGAGAGCGGTCGGAGGCGGAACTTTCATGCATCTGCCGGGAACCAGATATCGTCAGGCAAGCGTTCGGCATCAAAACCTTGCCTATACGGCGGAAAGGCCCGGTCAACGGCCTGGCGGGAAAAATAAACCGGCTGTTCCTGAAAATCCCAGGAAAGCTCGCTGATTTTGCGCGAGCGTTCAGGCACGTACGCAAGGCGGATGTGATGATTTTCCCGGGCACCGGGATACTGGATGATTTTGGCGAACGGCCTGCCGGCATGCCTTACGACATTCTGAAATGGTGCTTGGCTGCCAGGCTCGCCGGCACACGCATTGCCTTCGTCAGCATCGGGGCAGGGCCAATCAGGAACCGGCTGAGCCGCTTCTTGATGATATCGGCGGCGCGGCTGGGTCACTACCGGTCTTATCGCGATCTCCAATCCAGGCAGTTCATGGAGCGCGCCGGGTGCGACAGCCGTGCAGATGCGATCTATCCAGACCTGGCCTTTGGCCTGCCCGTGCCGACCCCTTCCCGCCGAACCGATCCGAAGGTGTTGAGGGTGGGGGTGGGCGTCATGGCCTATCGTGGCTGGTATGGTTTTGCCGAAGGTGGCCAGTCGATCTTTTCGCGCTACATCGGCAAGCTGGCTCTTTTCGTCGTTCACCTCTTGGACAGCGGACACGAAGTCAGACTTCTCACCGGCGATGACGAGGACAGTATTGCCGTCGATGCCGTTCTGGCCGCCGTGAGGAGCTTCAGACCCGACTCGAAGCTGGCCCATGAACAGGTCAAATCCCTCGACGATGTTATGGGGCAGATCGCGCTCACCGACGTCGTCGTCGCCACGCGGTTCCACAACATCGTCTGTGCCTTGAAGTTGCGCAGGCCGACCATCTCACTTGGCTACGCCAGCAAGAATGATGTGCTGATGGAGCAAATGGGCTTGGGTGAGTACTGTCAAAATGTCGAAACATTCGATGTCGACATGCTCATTGCGCAGTTTTCGCGGTTGGCGGCAGACCTGGAAAAATGCGAGCAGGCCATAAGTGAGCGGCTCGTCGAACTAAGGGACCAAATCGAGAGACAGGAACTGCGCCTTCTCTCGGGGGTGGTCGGCTGA
- a CDS encoding DUF4038 domain-containing protein — MAMRLASALMAVIAFAVASIGSWACESSGGTQFPLRVEARKSYPVDKNGRPFFMQGDSPWSLIADLTDKEAFLYLEDRKARGFNTILVNLLEHRFSRNAPANAYGERPFAQGGDFVVPNEAYFAHADRVLQKACDLGFLVLLVPAYLGYGGDADGWYQEMATAGAGRLAAYGRLVGSRYRRFNNIMWVNGGDYDPARKDLVSALARGIMEEDPDALSTVHGAPETAPLDFWGHQPWLSVNNVYTYGPVYAAAAREYDAGRGMPFFLIESAYEFEHGADQYRVRVQAYQAILSGAFGHLYGNNPIWHFGGPGLWPVDMTWQKALDTPGARSMQILHDYFSSIRWWQLEPDTGNDLLVGGQGGYHARTLSARTTDRSLAVVYLTSGRGITLDLARLAGPQVSARWIDPSTGRSETVAGSPFSADVRYFAPPRGDHADWLLELRSPVQSQ, encoded by the coding sequence ATGGCAATGCGCCTCGCCTCTGCGCTGATGGCCGTCATCGCATTCGCGGTCGCCTCCATCGGAAGCTGGGCATGCGAAAGCTCCGGCGGGACGCAGTTTCCGCTGCGGGTCGAAGCTAGGAAGAGCTATCCGGTCGACAAGAATGGCCGCCCGTTCTTTATGCAGGGTGACTCGCCCTGGTCGCTTATCGCCGATCTGACCGACAAGGAAGCTTTTCTGTATCTCGAAGACCGCAAGGCGCGCGGGTTCAATACCATACTGGTCAACCTTCTCGAGCACCGCTTCTCCCGCAATGCGCCGGCAAACGCCTATGGCGAGAGGCCATTTGCGCAGGGCGGAGATTTCGTCGTGCCGAACGAGGCATATTTCGCGCATGCCGATCGCGTCCTGCAGAAGGCATGCGATCTGGGTTTCCTTGTGCTCCTCGTTCCGGCTTATCTCGGATATGGCGGCGATGCCGATGGGTGGTATCAGGAAATGGCAACTGCCGGCGCGGGAAGACTCGCCGCCTATGGGCGTTTGGTCGGAAGTCGGTACCGGCGTTTCAACAACATCATGTGGGTCAATGGCGGCGACTACGATCCTGCGCGCAAGGACCTGGTGAGCGCCCTCGCTAGAGGCATTATGGAAGAGGATCCCGACGCTCTCAGCACGGTCCACGGCGCCCCGGAAACGGCCCCTCTGGATTTCTGGGGTCACCAGCCCTGGCTCAGCGTGAACAACGTTTACACCTATGGTCCCGTCTATGCGGCAGCGGCCAGGGAGTACGATGCCGGCAGGGGCATGCCCTTCTTCCTGATCGAGAGCGCCTATGAGTTCGAACACGGCGCCGACCAGTACCGGGTCCGCGTCCAGGCCTACCAGGCGATCCTGTCGGGCGCTTTCGGGCACCTCTACGGCAACAACCCGATCTGGCATTTCGGCGGTCCAGGCCTTTGGCCGGTGGACATGACGTGGCAAAAGGCGCTCGACACGCCCGGCGCGCGGAGCATGCAGATCCTGCATGACTATTTTTCGTCCATCAGGTGGTGGCAACTGGAACCCGACACCGGCAATGATTTGCTGGTCGGAGGACAGGGCGGCTACCACGCCCGTACACTATCGGCGCGGACGACGGATCGTTCGCTTGCGGTCGTCTATCTGACCTCCGGGAGGGGCATCACCCTCGATCTTGCAAGGCTCGCTGGGCCGCAGGTCTCGGCTCGCTGGATCGATCCTTCCACAGGACGGAGCGAAACAGTGGCTGGATCCCCATTTTCCGCGGATGTCCGGTATTTCGCGCCGCCGAGAGGCGATCACGCCGATTGGCTGCTGGAACTTCGTTCGCCGGTACAAAGCCAATGA
- a CDS encoding PQQ-dependent dehydrogenase, methanol/ethanol family, with protein MSDILDANAQGASSSLKWYNAMGAATNRKLYLARPLFILLLAAIVFGIILYDKLREGEVSSTKLWHSLTWRLELYGRKAVGGVPDLSWGELFQMTKPSSGFVLTTTVTEARSLDAAVSNPYVSSADLSAGAEIFRRNCTACHDGSGAHAPLLDRPLRHGDSDLAIYKVVRDGIPQSAMASHADLSFDNRWRVVGYIRSLQAKTSAKSDDSARRLDIRVKGDDLLAPNSVQWLTYSGSLDGHRYSPLAEITKENVSRLHVRWVGQFDTNDRVMEATPLVVGGTLFTSVPPASIVAFDTKSGSVIWKFDRPIPDNLPMCCGRVNRGLAVLGNTLFIGTLDGVLVAVDANTGKEVWETMVAKPSEGFTMTGAPLVVNKAVIVGVAGGEFGIRGFLAAYDPETGKEKWKFNTIPGPGEPGHETWKNDAWRTGGGPTWVTGSYDPSLDLLYWGVGNPSPNYNHDVRPGDNLFTNSVIALRASTGKLEWHFQFTPHDEHDWDSNQTPILAELTINGVKRKVICWANRNGFYYVLDRATGEFLTGVNFVEQNWTDGLDRAGRPIVPEGASTSGRLIKPGSGGTNWPNPAFDQSQSLFFVPATESASIFTKSDDGVERGEGGLFVGSGAATVAPPMRFVRALDAATGKKRWEFHSPYAQDSGYGGLLATAGGLVFGASAGVLFALDSATGREVWRMSIDGDTRAAPISFVADGHQEIAIASGRALFVFGL; from the coding sequence GTGTCCGACATCCTCGATGCAAATGCCCAAGGCGCAAGCAGCTCCCTGAAATGGTATAATGCTATGGGCGCAGCGACTAATCGCAAACTATATCTGGCCAGGCCTTTATTTATATTGCTGCTTGCTGCCATAGTTTTCGGAATCATACTATACGATAAGCTGCGTGAAGGAGAGGTGAGCAGCACGAAGCTTTGGCACTCGCTGACTTGGCGGCTGGAACTTTACGGCCGCAAGGCGGTCGGGGGTGTCCCGGATCTGTCCTGGGGCGAGCTCTTCCAGATGACGAAGCCGTCAAGTGGGTTCGTACTAACTACGACGGTGACGGAGGCGCGCTCGCTGGATGCTGCGGTCAGCAATCCTTATGTCAGTTCGGCAGACCTTAGTGCTGGCGCAGAGATATTTCGCAGGAACTGCACGGCCTGTCACGATGGATCAGGGGCTCACGCTCCGCTACTTGACCGGCCGCTCAGACACGGCGACAGCGACTTGGCCATCTACAAGGTCGTGCGCGACGGGATTCCTCAGAGTGCCATGGCATCCCACGCCGATCTGTCGTTCGACAATCGTTGGAGAGTTGTTGGCTATATCAGATCACTTCAGGCCAAGACTTCGGCCAAGAGCGACGACAGCGCGCGTCGACTTGATATCCGCGTCAAGGGCGACGACCTGCTAGCCCCGAATTCGGTCCAATGGTTGACCTATTCGGGATCATTGGACGGTCATCGATATTCGCCGCTAGCCGAAATCACAAAGGAAAATGTGTCGAGGCTTCATGTCCGCTGGGTTGGCCAGTTCGACACTAATGACCGTGTCATGGAGGCGACGCCGCTCGTAGTCGGGGGCACGCTCTTCACCAGCGTGCCGCCGGCCAGCATCGTCGCCTTTGACACAAAATCAGGCAGCGTGATCTGGAAGTTCGACAGGCCTATTCCCGACAACCTGCCGATGTGCTGTGGCCGGGTCAACAGGGGGCTTGCTGTACTTGGCAACACTCTCTTCATCGGCACCTTGGACGGCGTTCTGGTCGCCGTCGATGCCAACACTGGCAAGGAAGTCTGGGAAACCATGGTGGCCAAGCCCTCCGAAGGGTTCACGATGACGGGGGCACCTTTGGTCGTGAACAAGGCTGTCATCGTCGGCGTCGCCGGTGGCGAATTCGGCATCCGCGGATTCCTGGCGGCCTACGATCCTGAGACAGGCAAGGAGAAGTGGAAATTCAATACCATCCCCGGTCCTGGTGAACCAGGGCACGAGACCTGGAAGAACGATGCCTGGCGTACCGGTGGCGGTCCAACATGGGTGACGGGCAGCTACGACCCGTCGCTCGATCTCCTTTACTGGGGCGTGGGCAATCCAAGTCCTAATTATAATCACGATGTACGCCCCGGTGACAACTTGTTCACCAACAGTGTGATCGCGCTGCGGGCGAGTACCGGCAAGCTCGAATGGCATTTCCAGTTCACGCCGCATGATGAGCATGATTGGGATTCGAATCAGACGCCCATCCTTGCCGAACTAACGATCAATGGCGTCAAGCGCAAGGTGATCTGCTGGGCAAACAGGAATGGGTTTTATTATGTGCTCGATAGGGCTACAGGCGAATTCCTGACCGGCGTAAATTTTGTGGAGCAGAATTGGACCGATGGCCTGGATCGGGCGGGACGGCCAATTGTGCCTGAAGGCGCTTCCACTTCAGGACGTCTCATAAAGCCAGGAAGCGGCGGAACGAACTGGCCGAATCCGGCCTTCGATCAAAGTCAAAGTTTGTTTTTCGTGCCGGCGACAGAGTCGGCATCGATTTTTACGAAATCCGATGATGGCGTCGAGCGTGGGGAGGGTGGACTGTTTGTAGGCAGCGGAGCCGCGACGGTCGCTCCGCCGATGAGGTTCGTGCGAGCACTCGACGCTGCGACCGGGAAGAAAAGGTGGGAATTCCATTCTCCCTATGCACAGGACTCAGGTTACGGCGGACTTCTAGCGACTGCCGGCGGATTGGTTTTTGGCGCTTCCGCAGGAGTGTTGTTCGCGCTCGACTCCGCTACGGGTCGGGAGGTTTGGCGCATGTCGATTGATGGCGATACCCGAGCGGCTCCCATATCGTTTGTTGCCGACGGCCATCAGGAAATAGCAATCGCATCTGGACGAGCCCTCTTTGTTTTCGGATTGTGA
- the rfbC gene encoding dTDP-4-dehydrorhamnose 3,5-epimerase gives MRFTETKLRGVWLIEPTPVIDDRGSFTRLFCEKEMADCGLATRFVQHSRSHSVKRGTLRGLHYQEEPYAEVKLVSCVRGAIFDVVVDLRPNSPTRHQWLGFELTPENMKQVYIPAGLAHGFQTLTNDAEVSYLISQFYTPHASTGLRYNDPVFSINWPLMPTAISERDVNWPLLKKLAS, from the coding sequence ATGCGATTCACAGAAACGAAGCTTAGGGGCGTCTGGCTGATAGAACCGACGCCGGTAATCGACGACCGCGGTTCGTTTACTCGCCTTTTCTGCGAAAAGGAGATGGCCGATTGCGGGCTGGCGACACGTTTTGTCCAGCACAGCCGGTCGCATTCGGTCAAAAGAGGAACGCTGCGGGGATTGCACTATCAAGAGGAGCCGTACGCCGAGGTCAAGCTCGTCTCCTGCGTCCGCGGCGCCATCTTCGATGTGGTGGTGGACTTGCGCCCGAATTCGCCGACACGCCACCAGTGGCTGGGCTTCGAACTGACGCCCGAAAACATGAAACAGGTCTATATCCCCGCCGGGCTTGCGCACGGGTTCCAGACGCTCACGAACGACGCCGAGGTCTCCTACCTGATATCGCAATTCTATACGCCACACGCATCGACGGGCCTGCGCTACAACGATCCCGTCTTTTCGATAAATTGGCCTTTGATGCCGACCGCGATATCGGAAAGGGACGTCAACTGGCCGCTGCTGAAGAAGCTGGCTTCCTAA
- a CDS encoding DUF4214 domain-containing protein: MSFRFAAAAACLLATVAPASADLIWGVNGHPITAYPGISVERQLDYLKDLGLKSYRVNVTGEDNVDKLAALVDAGKTRGIEILPVITPGGIDLEKDSPQELYGKSRKMAIALGSRFKDDIRAWELGNEMETYAIIKPCEKRDDGTQYPCAWGPAGGTEALDYYGPRWVKVSAVLKGLSEGMTEVDPGIRKAMGTAGWGHTGAFARMKQDGIAWDISIWHMYGDDPEWAFRDIAGYGKPIWVTEFNNPYGSQRGDRQQADGVKQTMTRLRELSEKYKVEAGHIYELLDETYWAPSFEAKMGLVRLAAASDGNWRAGEPKPAYKTVRDLIRGPQPPLKPRRECDPQTTAADKPVHVRQASFVYCLILGREGDAASVERWSVALESGNSKLADMIVEMMRTDDFESRYATFGLTDSAYINFLFQLLLGRGADGYGLETYVTQLRAGSMTREMVAYGIITSAEFNSRYAATREASAVPAPG, encoded by the coding sequence ATGTCCTTTCGTTTCGCAGCAGCCGCAGCCTGTCTGCTGGCCACCGTCGCGCCTGCTTCCGCTGATCTCATCTGGGGGGTCAACGGACATCCGATAACCGCCTATCCCGGCATATCGGTGGAAAGGCAACTCGACTACCTCAAGGATCTCGGCCTGAAATCCTACAGGGTGAACGTCACCGGCGAGGATAACGTCGATAAGCTTGCCGCACTTGTCGATGCCGGAAAGACGAGAGGTATCGAGATCCTGCCCGTCATCACGCCTGGGGGCATCGATCTGGAAAAGGATAGCCCGCAGGAGCTCTACGGGAAGAGCCGGAAAATGGCGATCGCCCTCGGCAGCAGGTTCAAGGACGACATTCGCGCTTGGGAACTCGGCAACGAGATGGAGACCTACGCCATCATCAAGCCCTGCGAGAAGCGCGACGACGGAACCCAATACCCCTGTGCATGGGGGCCTGCCGGCGGAACCGAGGCTCTCGACTACTACGGGCCGCGCTGGGTGAAGGTAAGCGCCGTCCTCAAAGGGCTGTCGGAAGGCATGACGGAGGTCGATCCGGGCATCAGGAAGGCGATGGGCACCGCCGGATGGGGCCACACCGGCGCCTTCGCGCGAATGAAACAGGACGGAATCGCCTGGGACATCTCGATCTGGCACATGTATGGCGATGATCCGGAATGGGCCTTCCGCGACATTGCCGGCTACGGCAAGCCGATCTGGGTCACAGAATTCAACAATCCTTATGGGAGTCAGCGCGGCGATCGGCAGCAGGCCGACGGTGTCAAGCAGACAATGACGCGCCTTCGCGAACTCAGCGAGAAGTACAAGGTCGAGGCCGGTCATATTTATGAATTGTTGGACGAGACCTACTGGGCGCCAAGCTTCGAGGCCAAGATGGGATTGGTGAGGCTCGCCGCCGCATCCGACGGCAATTGGAGGGCTGGCGAACCGAAGCCAGCCTACAAGACGGTGCGCGATCTGATCCGCGGCCCGCAGCCGCCGCTCAAGCCGCGTCGGGAATGCGATCCCCAGACCACGGCCGCAGACAAGCCCGTCCATGTGAGGCAGGCGAGCTTCGTCTATTGCCTCATACTGGGCCGCGAAGGCGATGCGGCCAGCGTGGAGCGGTGGTCCGTAGCCCTGGAAAGCGGAAACAGCAAGCTTGCGGACATGATCGTGGAAATGATGCGCACGGATGATTTCGAATCCAGATACGCGACGTTTGGCCTGACCGACAGCGCCTACATCAATTTCCTCTTTCAGTTGCTTCTGGGCCGCGGCGCGGACGGATACGGGCTGGAGACCTATGTCACTCAGTTGCGTGCCGGATCCATGACGCGGGAGATGGTGGCCTATGGCATCATCACTTCGGCGGAGTTCAACTCCAGATACGCCGCTACCCGCGAAGCCTCCGCGGTGCCGGCCCCGGGCTAG